AAGAGGAGCGCCGCATCTACCTTGCGGATTTGAAGCTTGCCGAGAAGCCTATTTTGAAGGATGCCCTGCTGACCGGCTTATGGAAGATTTAGATGGCTGACCAGAGAACGATCTCATGATTCCAGCCGGCGAGACACTGACGGGGTGCGTCACGGCAAATGGAGAACCTGACCGAGGACGCTAGCTGGGGAACATGGGGTGTCGCTCCGATCCGGCTAGGTACGCCTAACCCGGGGACAAGCTAGGCAGGCATGCCACCAGACCAGCAACTCGCGACATTGTTTTAGCCCCCAGCGCCGCTCGGTAATCAAGCGACTTCGATCCCCACCAGGATCAAAGCTGTTCGCTCGACCGCCGGAAGTAGCGCCTCGATGACTTCGTCACCGTCCAAGAACCCTTCATAAATAAGGTCTTTTTGCCCTGCATGAACAATAGCACACCTGATTTGGTAGATTAAAGCTGCCCCCGTCTCCCACTTCGCCCCTTTTAGCCCATTTTGTTGTGCTTTTCGAAAAAGAGCTGCAGCAAATCGATTCGTACTTCTCATGGTATCCACCACGGTCCAGCATGCTTCGAACGCATCCTTCTGATTCTCAGCCAGCCCTCTGATCTGGTTCATCTCGCTCTTGAGGGCGTCAACTGCCTCTTGCAGTGCATCGCCCGGTTGTGCATCGAAGCGAGTCAGAAGCCTTGCCTTCACGTCAGCGATGAAGCGTGCCTCTATCATCCGATAAAGCTCCAGAAAGCGAAACTTTAGCGGAGATGTTCGCATAGAATTACCAAAACACGTCAGGCAAGTTTCAGTCAATTTGGTGTCAACGTCAGTCTGAATGGTAGCCTGGGTACATGACCCAAACAAAATACTTTCACCCGCAAGCGGTCTCCTTACAACTTCCACTAGCTCGCCAAACCTTTTAGTGACTGAAGGCGATCCAAGCTCAACTATGACGTCTCCTTCCAATATCTTTGCCTGATCGGCCTCTGGCGCAGCTGCTATGGCACGGACAAGCGCAATTTCCAAAGCCGTCGGCAGAACGCCACTATAATCCGAGGGAATGCTAAACAGCTCGCCTGCGCCGTCCGTTTGATGCGCCACTGACCAATACAACGGCGTCTCGAAGGCACGCGTGCGCCAGCGTAGCTCCGGCGGCTGATGCTCACCCGTAAGAATTCGGTGCGCCTCAGCTGAAGCCTCCGTCCCCAACTCAAACCTCCCTAGGCTCAGGGGCCGCGTAGGGTCGACTTCCTCAGCTGATCCGACACCTAGTGCTTTTGCCAGTTGCATCATTCACATCATGCTCGCAGATTGCGTCCAGCATTCTACCATCGGGCTGGTGCCTTCCTGCATGATGTATTCCCGGACAGCTCGAAACACGAGACCCCTAGTCGCCTCGCCAACGTTGCTTCTCTTGGTGTCAATACTGCGCCGAATCTGATCAAAAGTTTCCACGCCAAGCGCATCAGAAAGATCGCTATTAGTAGTGTCTGCGATCAACCTGTCCATCGCGCCGACCAATCTGTCTTGCAGCGTTTCATTCTTATGAGCAAAGCCGATTGCGGCTGCGAAGCCAAGGACAACCGTGTCATTGGCGAAAAACCGGTTTTTCTCCTCGCCCAAAGCTTTGTCCAAGGCGAGGACCCAAGCCATGAACTGCCTGAAACCATCGCGCTGGTTGCCATCGTTGTCAGAAAGATCGATGCCGAGCGAGTCGAGCGCCTCGTCGACTACCATCGTTTCAACCACTAAGTTGGTTCTGTCCACATTAGGGCTTCGTTGCATCCAAGCCTGAAAAGCCTGAGCGAGGGTCGACAGGTGAAACTGACCCGGCTTGACACGGCGTTTATGATCCTTGAGTCGAATGATCTCAATCCCAGGTAAATCCTGGAGATCTTTGGCAAGCCCGCCAGATAGAATGTCAATTTGGTGCTTCATCGACATCGGTCGTTGCCCAGCATTCAGTAGCAGCATCCGATAGGCCAGCGGGAAGAAGGCTATATTTACCCAGATTTCAAGGCGAAGAGACCGACTCAAAAATGTCGAACGCTCGGCCTCATCTAGTTCTTCCAAAGTCTGACGTAAAGCGTTAGTGCGCTGCAGACCATCAACGATATCAACGTGCGAGGAATTGATGCCCCTGAGTTCACCCTCAAGAACGTCAAGGTCCTTTCGAGAAGCCCGCATGAAACCATCATTTGGATCGTACTTCTCTGTCACCGAAACGTCAACATCTCTAACCGCCAACACAATTGTAGGCAAAATACAGCCCATCTTCAGGTCAGCTCGCAAATTCTTGTAAGGCTTCGACCCTTTGATGATGTCACGCTGGATTGCTAGATTCTCTTCAGAACCTTTAGTTTTCTCGAGATACCAATCATAGTCTGCCCGAGCACTCACCATGAAGTTGTTGATCCGATTATCATAATCGATGCCCACGACTTCGAATTGCATACCTCGCCCTCGCATATTCCCTTCGCCAGGTGCGCTCAGGCACGCACGCAGCCGCCAAGATGGTTTAGCCCACTACGGGCCTCTCGTCACTCGCTCTCGACTTCAAATCGAAGCCGGAATCAAGATGGTTACGGCGTAATCAGTTCCTGCGCGCTGTTGGACGCTCACCCGGCCGGCGGCCGGGTTGAGCATGGTTCTCTGGGCCTCCAAACTTCTACAACGCTTCTCAGCCGCTCGGTGCTCCCGCAGCCTATGCGGCCTTGTTAATCGTTGCCGTTTGTTGCTTCAAACGGCGTGAGGCATCGCACACGGCTTCGCTGTTGTGATATACCTCGATGGTCGCGGCTTGGCACGCCGTTGGATCGGCCGGCATTGGACCTGTCACTGGCGCGACAGCCGGGAACGGTTGCCCTTGCCATGTTCGGGGGCCGCGTCTTCTATCATGCTCTCAACTGCACCGATCAAGCCTAGCTGGAAGGAGATTGGCGGTGTGGCGGTGCCAACCGAAGGAACGATCGTTCAACGCCAAAATGGGTGCGGTGTCCGCTGAGGCGACGTCGGTGAACCGCAATGTCTTAAGGGCGATCGACGGGGGCGAGCTGGCCCCGCCAGAGCGACTCCGCGCTACGTCAAAGCCTCGTTGAGTTCATCCGGAATCTCGGCTGAAGCGAGTTTGGCGAGAGCGAGGTAGTAGCGTCTAGCTTCTCGTATTGGGTGCGACGACTCGCAAATTGCTTGAGCTTGTTGAAGGTATCCTCGACGAGGTTCCGGTTCTTGCAGGGGAAGGCGCAAAACGCCGGGCTGTCGCTGCGATTTGGCAGGGGTAGGATGTTCGCCCAGGCGCCGCGCTCGTCGAGCTTTTGGCGCACTGTGTTCCTGTTATAACCGCCCGATCGGTGAGCAGGATTTGCCCCTTGCTGATCCCGTCAAGCATGTCAGCGGCCCTGCGACCGGAATGCGGCGCCGCCGCCAAACGGCGCCGAATAGCATTTCTCAACCGAGGAATTCACAAACGAAGGTGGTGGCGCTATATGCGCCACCACCAGTATGTGGATCCTACCCTTATTGGCTCACCTTGAAGCCGCCGACCTTGGCCGGGGTTCGGCGGCTTCTCTCGTTCTACCTCGCCGCGTCCGTGAGCGTGACGACGGCTAGGGCGACCCTCCTAATGATCATGCTTCACCTCCGCTCGCTTCAATGCGCCCGACTCGACATGGCTGTCAACGTGTTTTCTCCCTTTTCTACCCTTTAATCGCGTTCTATTGCTTTGATACGCGTACAATGGTAGCGATTAATCGAAAGAGGAGAGAGAACCATGAAGCCGCTGAAGGTGCTCCGGAGCCCACGGTACCCGGTGATCAGCCTGCCCGAGGCCATCGACCGAGTGGCGAAGGTCTACGCGGCCGACCATCGCAATAAGATTCCAAAGGCTCTCGTTGCCGAGCACATGGGCTACCAAGGGCTGAACGGGAAATCGCTTGGTATCATTTCTGCTATAGCGAAGTACGGCCTTCTAGAAGGCGGTGTGAACTCGATGTGGGTCACGCCCTTGGCTGTAGATATCCTAGAGCGGGAGTCGAGCGACCCTGAGCGTCTCCAAGCTCTGCGTACCGCTGCGGGGAACGTGGAGCTGTACAACGATATCGATGAGCAATTTAGCGGGAAAGTGAGCGATCAGGCCATTCGCTCTTATCTGATTACTAAGCGCAGCTTTTTACCCGAGTCTGCGGAGCGTTTAATCCGCTCCTATCGAGAAACGAAGGAGCTGGTAGAGGGCCTTCCGCGGGAGGGCGAGCCCAGCTTCAACGAGCCGGAGCCAGGGACCATGGCACCAGATACTTCGGCGCCGGTTCTTTCTGCCAACCTGCACCCAGATTGGAGCAAGGTCACTGTGGTGCCTCCAGAGGCAGTGTTTGGAGCTGGCCAACGGCGTGCTGTTTTCGATCTCAGCGAAGGCGAAGTCGTCATTACTTACCCTGCAGACCTCTCGCCGGAGAGCGTGAGCGATCTGCAGGATTATCTAGCGGTGTTCATGAAGAAAGCTCGGCGCGAAGCCGGCATCCGGTAAGAATGCCACGCAAAGCCGCGCCGTGCTTGCGCCTCACGTCACCCACATTCAGGGCCCGCATCGGGCAGCTGGCAAATTATGCGACTGACGCTGAGATCGTCTCGCGTGTGCAGCTGACCGGTCGCTCACGACATACCAGATCGGAGGCAGGCGATCTGAACATTTACCCTTGGAAGCGGATGTTACGCTTGTATGCATAGGCAGCCCTTCCGCGCGATAAAGCCGCAGGGCGGACGGACTTAAGTTGAGTTTGTCACGCCAAGCAGGAGAATGCTGATGGCATTGGACGCGCTGCGGGAGCTCAAGCAAGCCCTGCTGGACACCTATGGTGGCTTCGCTGACGGCCGAATCAAGAAAATCGACGTCGGTGATCGGTTCATTGTGGACAAGCGCACGCTGAACGACATCGCCGCCGATAGCAACGTGTATGGCTGGTTCTGCTCGATGTTCCTTGAGGTGAAGCAATCGGAAGAAGTGATCCTCACCATGCTCAACATTCCTGAAAGCGCAGCCGTTCGCGCATGGCTCGACCGCTACGGCGAGCCATTTGCGCGTTACGGGTTCAAGACCAGGGTCGCTCGTGGTGAGCAGGGCCGGCTGATCGAGCTTGCCGAGCTGATCGAGGCGATTACCGCACCTGGAAACCGGTACGACGTCAAGCACTACAAATATTCAGTTCCGCGCGTCGTGGATGCGCTTCACACGCTCCAAGCTGCGCTGACCAAGGGCTGGTCGGCGTAACGGTTAACCTGGTATCGCCCCTTTTGGCGGATGATCCCCCACTTACCTGGGGACGTACGATCAGCCGCCTGCTCCGCATGCCCAAATAGGAGGCGCTGTCACATCGACCATCTCCTGGCGCGTTACGCCGTCGAGTATGCCTATTCTGATGATCCCGCACCCTTGATCAGGTGCTGCGCTGGCGTTTCTGGTCATGGTTGAATTTGTTCGCGCCTCGGCATGTGCACCCGCCCGGAGGTCGCCCTGTCTACGAGTGCTTATGGCAGCAGCGGCCGGTCGCCGCGATCGACGGAACGGCAGTTATCGGCCAAATCTCGCCGGTGCTTGATCCTCTTGTTCATCCTTAGCCAGTTACCCTGCTAACCGACTCAAATACCCTTACAGCTATCCTCCGCGGGTGGCCTCGACAGCTCCATCGAACCCGCGTTGCGGCCCCTGCCGTTTGACGCGGCGCGTGATGCAGTGACTCTGTGGCGCGGGCGGGGCCTGGATCTGTTCGCGCGTAGCGAGGTTGGGGTCACCGAGATGCTGTTGGTCCTGGCGGCGGTCGACACGCGCGGGGCGTCGATCAAGCTGCCGCACCTCGGCGGCCGGCGTTACGACGCGTTGGCGAAGGCGATCGAGTCGGGAGGCGCGTTCGGGGAGGAGGGGAAGGCGGCGGCTGGCCCGCTGGCGACCTTTCGCCAGCATAATCGCCTTCGCTCTGCGATCACGCACGAAACCTTCGCCGTCTCGCTCGACAAGCGCGGTCGCTGGCATCTGATCGTGCGGGTGCTTGCGCTTACCTCCGGCTCCGAAGCCCGCGATGTTCTTGTGCTGCAAGAGAAAGAGGCTGAAGCGATGATGGCGAAGGTCGCGCAGTGCGAGTCGTCTTGAATCGGTGCTCGGTTAGCTTCGCACGCCATTCGCGGCCGCTTGAGCGGCTCACTTTCTTTCCCGCTGCGACACGGCCGGCCGCTCGTGACTCCCTGCTGCCAGCACGGTGTCAGCAGGCCGGCGCTACAGGCCCGGCACGCACACCCCAGCCGATGGACACCAAGATGAGATTCGCGTCTACTCGCCTGATTGCCGCCGACATGCGCGCGATGGTCGCCTCTACGAAATGGTGACCGGCCAGGCCGCGGAGTGGCTGGGGCCGCAATTCGCTGAGATCGTCACGTCTGCGGCGACCCTGGCGATCGGCAGCGCCGAGACCGTGGCGGCGTTCAGCGTCGGCAGCGCCGAGCCGGGCGCGAACCGGACGGCGATCCCGGAGTTCATGGTTGAGGATGTGGATGCCGTGTTCGAGCGGTTGAAGGACAAGGCCGAGCTGGTGCACGAACCCAAGCTGCTGCCGTGGGGCAATCGTGCCGTTCAGTTCCGCGATCCCGAAGGGACCGTGGTCAGCCTGTTCACGCCCGTCACCGAGGCTGCGAAAGCGCGCTTCGGGTCTCGCTGATCGCCTTCCGGCGATTGCAGCCGGGGGCGGGCTGGGGCCCCTTGTCGCGTTGTCGTAGGCTGGCGAGGAGCGTTGCTCCGCCTGATCCGTGCCGAGGGTAAACGATGCCCCCGACGCTTGGCGCTTTCTGCCAATCGAATGGCGGGAAGCGCCAATGCTGCCGGGCGGCCGTCCGCCTAAACCGACTTCACCGGGCCGGCCCTATCGGCCCCCGGCGATGGAGTCAGACACATGAACAATCTCATCAAGGACGCACTGCTGATCCCCGTCAGCGCGCCGCGCCAGACCATCTCGATCAACCCGGTGGTGCTCGAGGTCGAGGGACGCCCGATCCCGCTCGAACTGCGCATCACGGCGCCCGCCACCGGCGAAAGGCTGCCGATCATCCTGCTGTCGCATGGCCATGGGCCCTCGCTCTATCTGCCGTCGACGGACGGCTACGGGCCGCTGGTGAGCTTCTACGCCGAACACGGCTTCGTGGTGATCCAGCCGACCCACCTCAATTCGAAGGTCGCGGGCCTCCCCGCCGACGCTCCGGGCGGCCCGCTGTTCTGGCGCTCGCGGGTCGAGGACATGGTCGCGATCCTCGACCAGCTCGACGCGATCGAGGCGGCGGTGCCGGCGATCGCCGGACGCCTCGATCGCGACCGCATCGCCGTGGTCGGCCACTCGATGGGCGGCCAGACCGCGGGCCTGCTGCTCGGCGCGCGGCTGACCGATCCGAACGACCCGGACGCACAGAATGTCGACCTGCGCGAGCCGCGGATCGCGGCGGGGATCATGCTGACCGCGCCGGGCAATGGCGGGGCGTCGCTGAGCGAAATGGCGGCGAGCCGCTACACCTTCTTCAACCCGGATTTCTCGTATTTGGCGACGCCGACCCTGGTCGTCGTCGGCGACGAGGACGCCTCCGAGCACCTCACCGTCCGTGGGCCGGCCTGGCATGAAGACGCCTTTCGCGACGGCCCGAGCGCCGAGGCGCTGCTGACCATGATCGGCGGCAAGCACGGGCTCGGCGGCATCGCGGGCTACGATGCCCGGGAAACCGACGACGAGGATCCGGAAAGGATGGAGATCGCGCTGCGGATGACCTGGGCCTATCTGCGCTCGGCCTTGTACGAAGGGGACGGATCCTGGCAGGCGGCGACGCAGGCGCTCGCCGCTTATTGCCCGGGCCATGCCCATGTGGAGGTCAAGTGACCTGAACACCGCGATGCGCCGCAGGCCGGATCCGCCCGGTCTGCGGCGCGGCGCCCCACGCGCGGCGCGGCGGCCTTGACCGGCGACCCGCTCTCTCCCGATGGTGCCCGACATGACCAACAGCCTT
The nucleotide sequence above comes from Sphingosinicella sp. BN140058. Encoded proteins:
- a CDS encoding glyoxalase/bleomycin resistance/extradiol dioxygenase family protein, whose protein sequence is MVTGQAAEWLGPQFAEIVTSAATLAIGSAETVAAFSVGSAEPGANRTAIPEFMVEDVDAVFERLKDKAELVHEPKLLPWGNRAVQFRDPEGTVVSLFTPVTEAAKARFGSR
- a CDS encoding chlorophyllase → MNNLIKDALLIPVSAPRQTISINPVVLEVEGRPIPLELRITAPATGERLPIILLSHGHGPSLYLPSTDGYGPLVSFYAEHGFVVIQPTHLNSKVAGLPADAPGGPLFWRSRVEDMVAILDQLDAIEAAVPAIAGRLDRDRIAVVGHSMGGQTAGLLLGARLTDPNDPDAQNVDLREPRIAAGIMLTAPGNGGASLSEMAASRYTFFNPDFSYLATPTLVVVGDEDASEHLTVRGPAWHEDAFRDGPSAEALLTMIGGKHGLGGIAGYDARETDDEDPERMEIALRMTWAYLRSALYEGDGSWQAATQALAAYCPGHAHVEVK